In Bacteroidota bacterium, a single genomic region encodes these proteins:
- a CDS encoding glycoside hydrolase family 31 protein: MQRNYKNQLATLGILLILSCASFLGFAQNALNTSLGDFKEVKTNGQQLDITSTNANVQLTVYSPSVFRIRINKNKFNADFSYALVAQPNTCKFTSTSSDNALVLTTDSLKLTITKKPMRFIFSTLDGKIINEDEAAFGTSWISDEITTYKKMQNGERFIGLGEKTGGLDRRGSGYTNWNTDFFGYGTDADPIYVSIPFYIGIHSGLNYGIFMDNSAKSHFNFGASNNRFSSFTAEYGDMNYYFIYRSKVAGIIEDYTWLTGRTPMPSQWSIGFQQCRYSYYPDKEVLNIAHTFREKKIPLDVIYLDIHYMDAYKIFTWHPTRFPEPKKMLDELKSLGIKTTVIVDPGIKVEKGYKSYEDGLKQDIFIKYPDNTNYTGEVWPGWCHFPDFTNPKGREWWGKSFAGYVGDGIEGFWNDMNEPATWGQKFPALVEFDYDGHKSTTMQSRNVFGMQMARSTYEGTKKLMNGKRPFILTRAGYSGIQRYSAVWTGDNSPYDDHMLLGVRLVNSLGLSGVANAGYDVGGFAGDASPALFARWISLGAFSPFFRSHKMINAKESQPWSYGEEVEEIAKNYIQLRYNLMPHLYSSFYESTQTGMPVARSLAIEYPGDAKIYESTYYNQYFFGNGILVAPFSSTVSLGKVYLPQGNWYDFYNDKTFNGNQEMVVETPVNRLPVFVKGGSIITMQSPVQSFKDVPFDTLYIHLYYGANNNSIVYYEDDGDSYAFEKGQFYKRALNYDATKKEFLLDDVQGSHATKFKNVKLIFHGFTALGSAVNVDGVANSLKNESFSFLNPISKFDPIGSAGRKDATDGKTIVFKNKNGKTKVSW, encoded by the coding sequence ATGCAACGCAACTATAAAAATCAACTTGCTACCCTTGGAATACTTTTAATTTTATCCTGTGCTTCCTTTCTTGGCTTTGCTCAAAATGCTTTAAATACTAGCTTGGGTGATTTTAAAGAAGTAAAAACAAACGGACAGCAGTTAGATATTACAAGTACCAATGCCAATGTTCAACTCACGGTATACTCCCCAAGCGTGTTCCGCATTCGCATTAATAAAAATAAATTTAATGCTGATTTTTCTTATGCATTAGTTGCTCAGCCCAACACCTGCAAATTTACAAGTACCTCAAGCGACAATGCTTTGGTGCTAACCACCGACTCATTAAAACTAACCATCACCAAAAAACCAATGCGCTTTATTTTTTCAACCTTGGATGGAAAAATAATTAACGAAGATGAGGCTGCATTTGGAACTTCTTGGATTAGCGATGAAATCACCACCTATAAAAAAATGCAAAATGGGGAGCGCTTTATTGGCTTGGGAGAAAAAACCGGAGGTTTGGATAGACGCGGAAGTGGCTATACCAATTGGAATACCGATTTTTTTGGCTATGGAACCGATGCGGATCCCATTTATGTTTCCATTCCCTTTTACATTGGAATTCACAGTGGATTAAATTATGGAATATTCATGGACAATTCCGCCAAAAGTCATTTCAATTTTGGGGCAAGTAATAATCGCTTTTCGAGTTTTACTGCCGAATATGGCGATATGAATTATTATTTTATTTACCGCAGCAAAGTTGCCGGAATTATTGAAGATTATACCTGGCTCACAGGTCGCACCCCTATGCCTTCGCAATGGAGTATTGGGTTTCAACAATGCCGCTACAGTTATTATCCCGATAAGGAAGTTTTGAATATTGCCCATACATTTCGTGAAAAGAAAATTCCATTGGATGTAATTTACTTGGATATCCATTATATGGATGCTTATAAAATTTTTACTTGGCATCCTACACGCTTTCCGGAACCAAAGAAAATGTTGGATGAATTAAAAAGCTTAGGCATCAAAACAACCGTAATAGTTGACCCCGGAATTAAAGTTGAAAAAGGATACAAAAGTTATGAGGACGGTTTGAAACAAGATATTTTTATTAAGTATCCGGATAACACCAATTACACCGGTGAAGTATGGCCCGGCTGGTGTCATTTTCCGGATTTCACAAATCCCAAAGGACGCGAATGGTGGGGTAAATCTTTTGCAGGTTATGTAGGAGATGGAATTGAAGGTTTTTGGAACGATATGAATGAGCCTGCCACTTGGGGACAAAAATTTCCGGCTCTTGTTGAATTTGATTACGACGGACACAAAAGCACAACCATGCAAAGCCGCAATGTTTTTGGAATGCAAATGGCTCGTTCCACTTACGAAGGCACAAAAAAATTGATGAATGGAAAGCGTCCCTTCATTTTAACGCGAGCAGGCTACTCGGGCATACAACGTTACTCAGCAGTTTGGACAGGCGATAATTCTCCTTACGACGACCACATGTTGCTTGGCGTGCGCTTGGTAAATAGTTTAGGGTTGAGTGGAGTTGCAAATGCAGGATACGATGTAGGTGGATTTGCAGGTGATGCCAGCCCTGCACTTTTTGCACGATGGATTTCACTGGGTGCTTTCAGTCCATTTTTCCGCAGCCACAAAATGATTAATGCCAAAGAATCTCAACCTTGGAGTTATGGAGAGGAAGTGGAAGAAATTGCAAAAAACTACATTCAGTTGCGCTATAATTTGATGCCTCATTTGTACAGTTCCTTTTATGAATCCACACAAACCGGTATGCCGGTGGCGCGTTCACTCGCGATTGAATATCCGGGCGATGCAAAAATTTACGAAAGCACTTATTACAACCAGTATTTTTTCGGAAACGGAATTCTTGTTGCTCCGTTTTCAAGCACCGTATCTCTAGGAAAAGTATATCTCCCGCAAGGAAATTGGTATGACTTTTACAACGATAAAACATTTAATGGAAACCAAGAAATGGTGGTAGAAACACCTGTAAACCGTTTGCCTGTTTTTGTTAAGGGTGGTAGCATTATTACGATGCAAAGTCCGGTACAAAGTTTTAAAGATGTACCATTCGACACCTTGTACATTCATTTGTATTATGGCGCAAACAATAATTCAATAGTGTATTATGAAGATGACGGGGATTCGTATGCTTTTGAAAAAGGGCAGTTTTATAAACGGGCACTGAATTATGATGCAACAAAAAAAGAATTTCTGTTAGACGATGTGCAAGGAAGCCATGCTACCAAATTTAAAAATGTAAAACTAATTTTTCATGGATTCACAGCGCTGGGTTCGGCTGTAAATGTGGATGGTGTTGCAAACTCCTTAAAAAATGAATCATTTAGTTTTTTAAATCCCATTTCTAAATTCGACCCCATTGGTAGTGCCGGAAGAAAAGATGCAACAGATGGTAAGACAATCGTATTCAAAAATAAAAATGGAAAAACTAAGGTAAGTTGGTAA
- a CDS encoding gliding motility-associated C-terminal domain-containing protein — translation MRVALLLLIFSVRTAVFSQVNCTVIFSAPTTDVTVKNATVCNATDGSFKIRTNKLTGNPPYTFLVNGQILSSDSLANLAPGVYVLKAVDANGCIDSMNVSVMDASNITFINQTVSPAPIICNSTNGSIIAANPNPASAGPFAFSLNNGPQQTSNLFTGLASGSYLVTIFYGPSKSCKLEINNVYVSNIVSSGGGCNAGDDATIFEGESAFISGVGEGNISWTPDDFMSDPFAASTFVTPPIGINTFQMTSYNPATCTKCTDEVVITVIPELQIPNTFTPNGDNTNDVWEIGNLERFDDCEIWIYTRWGERVFHQNGYEKGEEWNGTNHGLPLPAATYYYVIDIKKKDTESKPKRYAGAINIVK, via the coding sequence ATGAGGGTTGCTTTATTACTTCTTATTTTTTCAGTACGGACAGCTGTTTTTTCACAAGTGAATTGCACCGTTATTTTTTCTGCACCTACTACAGATGTTACAGTTAAAAATGCGACTGTTTGTAATGCTACAGATGGAAGCTTTAAGATTAGAACCAATAAATTAACAGGAAATCCCCCTTATACTTTTTTAGTAAATGGTCAAATATTAAGTAGCGATAGCTTAGCCAATTTAGCACCCGGCGTTTATGTTTTGAAAGCAGTCGATGCAAACGGTTGTATCGACAGCATGAATGTATCCGTTATGGATGCATCAAACATAACTTTCATCAACCAAACCGTATCACCGGCTCCAATCATTTGTAACTCAACCAATGGAAGCATAATTGCGGCAAACCCCAATCCAGCGAGTGCCGGACCCTTTGCCTTTAGCTTAAATAATGGCCCGCAGCAAACTAGCAATTTGTTTACAGGTTTAGCGTCAGGTAGTTATTTAGTTACCATTTTTTATGGCCCCAGCAAGTCTTGTAAACTCGAAATAAACAACGTGTATGTAAGCAACATTGTTAGCAGCGGCGGTGGTTGCAATGCAGGTGATGACGCAACTATTTTTGAAGGTGAAAGTGCTTTTATTTCGGGGGTAGGCGAAGGAAATATTTCATGGACGCCCGACGATTTTATGAGCGATCCCTTTGCTGCAAGTACTTTTGTTACCCCACCCATTGGGATAAATACATTTCAGATGACATCCTACAATCCGGCTACCTGCACAAAATGCACCGATGAGGTTGTGATTACTGTAATACCCGAACTTCAAATTCCAAATACCTTTACTCCCAATGGCGACAATACAAACGATGTTTGGGAAATAGGAAATTTAGAAAGGTTCGACGATTGTGAAATTTGGATTTACACCCGTTGGGGCGAACGTGTTTTTCACCAAAATGGATATGAGAAAGGTGAAGAATGGAATGGGACCAATCATGGATTACCCCTTCCGGCTGCAACCTATTATTATGTGATTGACATTAAGAAAAAGGATACCGAAAGCAAACCCAAAAGATATGCGGGCGCTATAAATATTGTAAAATAA
- a CDS encoding type IX secretion system membrane protein PorP/SprF, producing MLKKFILSLFFILPIVTLKGQQLAQYTMYSFNHFGINPAAPGEQKCVAAKIGYRNQWVGFDGNPITQFLSLQVPIPHRNRNFYKGYSSTGLYIENDQTGVTRYTGYYLNYAYHRTMVKETFLSVGLFAGALQYVFDRNAAITANAFDNAIGETKVKFIYPDINPAIWLHNENFYVGLSIKNAVGNSLKKVYGINSRLARHYYLNAGYRWLAQDKSFSIIPSVMLKFAPYGTPGIDVNLMYDYLNKFDLGISYRFVDGVAAMFKIKTGKFIYISYGYDYTTSKIKIASKNTHEVMIHFKFCKSAEGRDKPREICPAYQ from the coding sequence GTGCTAAAGAAATTCATACTTAGTTTGTTTTTTATTTTACCCATTGTAACTCTAAAGGGGCAACAATTGGCACAATATACTATGTATTCCTTTAATCACTTTGGTATTAATCCGGCTGCCCCGGGAGAACAAAAATGTGTAGCTGCAAAAATTGGTTACCGAAATCAATGGGTAGGTTTTGACGGTAATCCTATTACCCAATTTCTCAGTCTTCAAGTACCAATTCCTCATCGAAACCGAAATTTTTATAAAGGGTATTCAAGTACCGGTTTATACATCGAAAATGACCAAACAGGAGTTACAAGATACACCGGATATTATTTAAATTATGCCTACCACCGCACTATGGTTAAGGAAACTTTTTTATCGGTTGGTCTATTTGCTGGTGCTTTGCAATATGTTTTCGACCGTAACGCTGCTATCACTGCAAATGCATTTGATAATGCGATTGGTGAAACCAAAGTAAAATTTATTTATCCTGACATAAACCCTGCAATTTGGTTGCACAACGAAAATTTTTATGTCGGACTTTCTATTAAGAATGCGGTGGGCAATTCCTTGAAAAAAGTGTATGGTATTAACAGCCGCCTCGCCCGCCACTATTATTTAAATGCCGGTTACCGCTGGTTGGCTCAAGACAAATCCTTTTCAATAATCCCCTCGGTAATGCTAAAGTTTGCTCCTTACGGAACACCGGGAATTGATGTGAATTTGATGTACGATTACTTAAATAAATTTGACCTTGGTATTTCGTATCGTTTTGTGGATGGAGTTGCTGCGATGTTTAAAATTAAAACCGGTAAATTTATTTACATCAGTTATGGTTACGATTACACCACTTCAAAAATAAAAATAGCCAGCAAAAATACTCACGAAGTGATGATTCACTTTAAGTTTTGCAAATCGGCCGAGGGAAGAGATAAACCCCGCGAAATTTGCCCGGCGTATCAATAG
- a CDS encoding response regulator transcription factor encodes MEENKISIALVEDHYEFRESMASLINLSKQYSCMKFSNSIDFLNFIKKKKKCHEIILMDINLPDIDGIECTRQVKEIFPESLIMMCTVYEDDEKIFNALKAGASGYMLKRAAIEEIFASLEDLLAGGSPMSSVIARKVVASFAKRDMMYRNDYNLSVRESEILGLLAKGLRLKEIADELFITINTVRTHIRHIYEKLQVQSRIEALNKTRHNFL; translated from the coding sequence ATGGAAGAAAATAAGATTTCAATCGCCTTAGTGGAGGATCATTATGAATTTAGAGAGAGTATGGCGTCCTTAATTAACTTGAGTAAGCAATACAGCTGCATGAAATTTTCAAATTCAATTGATTTTTTAAACTTCATCAAGAAAAAAAAGAAGTGCCACGAAATAATTTTGATGGATATTAATTTGCCCGATATTGATGGGATTGAATGCACCAGACAAGTAAAAGAAATTTTCCCTGAAAGTCTGATTATGATGTGTACAGTATATGAAGACGACGAAAAAATTTTTAATGCACTAAAAGCCGGTGCAAGCGGTTATATGTTAAAGCGTGCAGCAATCGAAGAAATATTTGCATCTTTAGAAGACTTACTTGCCGGCGGATCGCCCATGAGCAGCGTAATTGCGCGCAAGGTGGTAGCATCCTTCGCAAAGCGCGATATGATGTACAGAAATGATTACAACCTTTCTGTCCGCGAAAGCGAAATATTGGGCTTACTTGCAAAAGGTTTGCGTTTAAAGGAAATAGCCGATGAGCTGTTTATCACCATCAACACCGTACGCACCCATATCCGCCATATTTACGAAAAACTTCAAGTGCAATCGCGCATTGAGGCATTAAATAAAACACGTCACAATTTTTTGTAA
- a CDS encoding tetratricopeptide repeat protein translates to MMRFLFLFSLFMQLQYPSPCASQSLDNGLIWMLQDTVKINALIDSGWKANYTSPKEALRLAEEALLIANDLMRDREKTKALLLIAKTYDYFGKYKEALQLNCQALILSRRTIDKISEANALRQIGGMYQALCNYPEAIEYLQSSISLSTKIGYLKGTASALSDLGLVYRWKSDYKKSIECYFKSIAIKNRIGDKKNAATSYSNIANVFLEQNDYEQAIEYQLKGLRIREEINDVWGLTQSYTVLGSIKLLLNDFSNALEYMQKCLQLSIKYSYNSHIPTQIANIGLVYDKLGKHSIALKYHRRALKQQIELENKEGISVACANIGNSFSYLQEYDSAAVFLKKGLYFDSLLENNINVIDDYIALGSINIKRADFATASKYSEKAQRYLIENPSLNQSRDLAELQSQLFEKQGNYKASLTAYKQFISLRDSAINQNKKVAVALKEAKYEFDKKALADSLKNNEAQKAKDLQIKFKDSELQKHKLKQNAMLAGIVVLFVLGWLLYSRYKAVSLQQVSERKLMLLEKEQALVEERTRIADEMHDDVGADLSNLLLKIRMNEHLQTQSASPAVDLGGLKNSTNGIIHKIDEIIWSLNSHRDTLQELVNFIVKYYDSILKENNLSGKADVQETLPAIQMAAKQRRNIYLTVKEILNNVLKHAQANSIQLKVGFENNILAIKVCDDGNGFDTEKTYQGNGLRNISKRLEMMGGKLEIESMQNVGSTFLLHIPVV, encoded by the coding sequence ATGATGAGATTTTTATTTCTTTTTAGTCTTTTTATGCAGCTCCAATATCCCTCACCTTGTGCATCACAATCACTTGACAATGGCTTAATTTGGATGCTTCAGGATACCGTCAAAATTAATGCATTGATTGATTCGGGTTGGAAGGCAAATTACACTTCACCTAAAGAAGCACTAAGACTTGCAGAGGAAGCACTCTTAATAGCTAACGATTTAATGAGAGATAGAGAGAAGACAAAGGCACTTTTGTTAATTGCCAAAACGTACGACTATTTTGGAAAATATAAAGAAGCATTGCAATTAAATTGTCAAGCACTTATTTTAAGCAGGAGAACAATTGATAAAATTAGTGAAGCAAATGCCTTGCGGCAGATAGGTGGTATGTACCAAGCTTTATGCAATTACCCTGAAGCAATTGAGTATTTGCAAAGTAGTATAAGCCTTAGCACTAAGATTGGTTATCTTAAAGGAACCGCTTCTGCATTAAGTGATTTGGGACTAGTTTATAGATGGAAATCGGATTATAAAAAGTCGATTGAATGCTATTTTAAAAGTATTGCAATCAAGAATCGAATTGGAGATAAAAAAAATGCTGCAACATCTTACAGTAATATTGCTAATGTTTTTTTAGAACAAAACGACTATGAACAGGCAATAGAATATCAATTAAAAGGTTTAAGGATTCGGGAGGAAATTAACGATGTATGGGGTTTAACTCAAAGTTATACGGTGTTGGGATCAATTAAGCTATTATTAAATGATTTTTCAAATGCTTTGGAGTATATGCAAAAATGTCTTCAATTAAGTATTAAATATTCTTACAATTCACATATCCCAACTCAGATAGCTAATATTGGATTGGTATATGATAAATTAGGGAAACATTCTATTGCATTAAAATATCATAGAAGGGCACTGAAGCAACAAATTGAATTGGAAAATAAAGAAGGGATTTCAGTAGCTTGTGCTAATATTGGAAATTCATTTTCTTATCTACAGGAATATGATTCTGCTGCTGTTTTTTTGAAAAAGGGACTTTATTTTGACTCTCTGCTGGAAAATAATATTAACGTTATAGACGATTACATTGCACTTGGTAGCATTAATATTAAGAGGGCCGATTTTGCCACTGCTAGTAAATATAGTGAAAAGGCGCAAAGATATTTAATTGAAAATCCATCTTTAAACCAATCCCGGGACCTCGCCGAACTCCAAAGCCAACTCTTCGAAAAGCAAGGCAATTACAAAGCTTCTCTTACAGCATATAAGCAATTTATAAGCCTTCGTGATTCCGCCATAAATCAAAATAAAAAAGTAGCCGTCGCACTCAAAGAAGCGAAGTATGAATTTGATAAAAAAGCTTTGGCGGATAGCTTAAAAAACAATGAGGCTCAAAAGGCAAAAGACCTGCAAATAAAATTTAAAGACTCCGAATTGCAAAAGCACAAACTCAAGCAAAATGCTATGCTGGCTGGAATTGTAGTGCTGTTTGTATTGGGATGGCTGTTATACAGTCGCTACAAAGCTGTATCGCTGCAACAAGTATCGGAGCGCAAATTAATGCTGCTTGAAAAGGAGCAAGCGCTGGTGGAAGAGCGCACGCGTATTGCCGACGAAATGCACGATGATGTGGGTGCTGATCTGAGTAATTTACTACTCAAAATTAGGATGAACGAACACCTGCAAACACAAAGTGCAAGCCCAGCCGTTGATTTGGGTGGTTTAAAAAACTCCACCAATGGCATCATTCATAAAATTGATGAAATTATTTGGTCTTTAAATTCGCATCGAGATACCTTACAAGAGCTAGTGAATTTTATTGTAAAATATTACGACTCCATTTTGAAAGAAAACAATTTAAGTGGAAAAGCTGATGTGCAAGAAACACTACCGGCAATACAAATGGCAGCCAAACAAAGACGGAATATTTATTTAACGGTAAAAGAAATCCTGAACAATGTTTTAAAGCATGCTCAAGCCAACAGCATACAACTCAAAGTTGGCTTTGAAAACAATATTCTTGCAATAAAAGTATGTGATGATGGAAATGGTTTTGATACAGAGAAAACGTATCAAGGCAATGGCTTAAGGAATATTAGTAAGCGTTTGGAGATGATGGGTGGGAAGTTGGAAATTGAATCAATGCAGAATGTCGGCAGTACTTTTTTGTTGCATATTCCTGTGGTTTAA
- a CDS encoding tetratricopeptide repeat protein codes for MVALKLAKEATFKSIELKWDKGAAKALLLEAKAHDLLGNFKEALQISFQALTISRRISDRISEANSLRQIGGMYEALCDYPAAIQYLQSSYLLSKRIGYLKGAASALSDLGLVYKWKLDFKKALEYNLKSIAIKVKIGDRKNLANSYSNVADIFLTKMTTIEQLNIS; via the coding sequence ATGGTTGCGCTGAAACTTGCAAAGGAAGCAACCTTCAAATCAATTGAATTAAAGTGGGATAAAGGCGCTGCAAAGGCATTGCTTTTAGAGGCGAAGGCTCACGATTTACTTGGTAATTTTAAGGAGGCATTACAAATCAGTTTCCAAGCCCTTACTATCAGTAGACGGATTTCAGATAGGATTAGTGAAGCAAACTCTTTGAGGCAAATAGGTGGAATGTATGAAGCATTATGTGATTATCCCGCAGCCATTCAATATTTGCAAAGTAGTTATTTACTGAGCAAAAGAATTGGTTACCTAAAGGGCGCCGCATCAGCATTGAGTGATTTAGGTTTAGTTTATAAATGGAAACTGGATTTTAAAAAAGCGTTAGAGTACAACCTAAAAAGCATTGCTATCAAAGTCAAAATTGGTGATAGAAAAAATTTAGCAAATTCTTATTCTAATGTGGCAGATATTTTTTTAACGAAAATGACTACAATCGAGCAATTGAATATCAGTTGA